One part of the Vicia villosa cultivar HV-30 ecotype Madison, WI linkage group LG6, Vvil1.0, whole genome shotgun sequence genome encodes these proteins:
- the LOC131610685 gene encoding uncharacterized protein LOC131610685 isoform X3, protein MDASSSKQRSLERVVSQKAMQMSNSFPCQICVVGFLSGICIASLIMATLTSIGSFQFSHFSLLNLSFNSDLNSTITQCSFKPKEIQRLTDLKRRKEIEQDERVSLLYSAWNCVLNNKPTTGTNKCLLKLGINESNLLNAPHFENCKAKSQLHDRLDKRMGNNSFPPWTSWNPLAATTEGAYPPWNLLQIAGSDEENYPLTRKVQRDIWLHQHPSNCSDANVKFLLADWERLPGFGIGAQIAGMCGLLAVAINEGRVLVTNFYNRADHDGCKGSARSSWNCYFFAETSLECRQRAFELMKSDDSLSRGILTTKENYTSKHIWTGPTPRIWGNPWNYLQPTTDINGSLVVSHRKMDRRWWRAQAVRYLMRFPTEYTCNLLNEARHAAFGKIAAKMVLESLVGEWPKEVIEKTKEYSSRWKFHYTKVRRQDRSNVSMAEYEGSLGRERGTNYPLVNFLMAADSDYFVGALGSTWCFLIDGMRNTGGKVMSGYLSVNKDRFW, encoded by the exons ATGGATGCATCATCATCAAAGCAAAGGTCACTTGAGAGAGTGGTTTCTCAGAAAGCCATGCAAATGAGCAATTCATTTCCATGTCAGATATGTGTGGTGGGATTTCTTTCTGGAATCTGTATTGCTTCTTTGATTATGGCTACTCTTACTTCCATTGGTAGTTTTCAGTTTTCTCATTTTTCATTGCTTAATTTATCATTCAACTCAGATCTCAATTCCACTATCA CACAATGTTCCTTTAAACCTAAAGAGATACAAAGATTAACAGAtttgaagagaagaaaagaaatagaaCAAGATGAAAGAGTGTCTTTGCTTTATTCTGCTTGGAATTGTGTGTTGAATAATAAGCCTACAACTGGTACAAATAAGTGCTTATTGAAACTTGGAATTAATGAATCCAATTTGCTTAATGCTCCACATTTCGAAAACTGCAAGGCGAAATCGCAACTGCATGACCGTCTCGACAAGCGTATGGGAAATAATTCCTTTCCACCGTGGACAAGTTGGAACCCTCTTGCTGCAACCACTGAGGGTGCTTATCCACCCTGG AATCTTTTGCAGATTGCAGGATCTGATGAAGAAAACTATCCTTTAACACGAAAAGTTCAACGCGACATATGGCTCCATCAGCATCCATCGAATTGTAGCGACGCGAATGTCAAGTTCCTTTTAGCTGATTGGGAGAGATTACCTGGATTTGGCATTGGTGCTCAAATTGCTGGAATGTGTGGACTTCTTGCTGTAGCAATCAATGAAGGAAGAGTTCTTGTCACTAATTTTTATAATAGAGCTGATCATGACGGTTGCAAAG GATCGGCCCGGTCTAGCTGGAATTGTTATTTCTTTGCAGAAACTTCGCTAGAATGTCGCCAACGTGCATTTGAACTCATGAAAAGTGATGATTCATTGAGTAGAGGAATTTTGACGACGAAAGAAAATTATACGTCCAAGCATATATGGACGGGACCAACTCCTAG GATATGGGGCAATCCGTGGAACTATTTGCAACCGACGACTGATATAAATGGCAGTCTGGTGGTTTCTCATAGAAAAATGGATCGACGATGGTGGAGAGCACAG GCCGTACGATACTTAATGAGGTTCCCAACAGAGTACACATGCAATTTATTGAATGAGGCGCGCCATGCTGCCTTTGGAAAAATAGCTGCAAAAATGGTTCTGGAAAGTCTTGTTGGAGAATGGCCAAAG GAAGTGATAGAGAAAACGAAAGAATATTCTTCAAGGTGGAAGTTTCATTATACAAAGGTAAGAAGACAAGATAGGAGTAATGTGtcaatggctgagtatgaagGAAGCCTGGGAAGGGAGAGAGGCACAAACTATCCACTTGTTAATTTTCTTATGGCTGCTGATTCTGATTATTTCGTTGGAGCATTGGGTTCTACTTGGTGCTTTCTTATAGATGGAATGAGAAATACTGGTGGAAAGGTTATGTCTGGTTACTTGAGTGTCAACAAAGACAGATTTTGGTAG
- the LOC131610685 gene encoding uncharacterized protein LOC131610685 isoform X1, which yields MDASSSKQRSLERVVSQKAMQMSNSFPCQICVVGFLSGICIASLIMATLTSIGSFQFSHFSLLNLSFNSDLNSTITQCSFKPKEIQRLTDLKRRKEIEQDERVSLLYSAWNCVLNNKPTTGTNKCLLKLGINESNLLNAPHFENCKAKSQLHDRLDKRMGNNSFPPWTSWNPLAATTEGAYPPWNLLQIAGSDEENYPLTRKVQRDIWLHQHPSNCSDANVKFLLADWERLPGFGIGAQIAGMCGLLAVAINEGRVLVTNFYNRADHDGCKGSARSSWNCYFFAETSLECRQRAFELMKSDDSLSRGILTTKENYTSKHIWTGPTPRIWGNPWNYLQPTTDINGSLVVSHRKMDRRWWRAQAVRYLMRFPTEYTCNLLNEARHAAFGKIAAKMVLESLVGEWPKENGERPKSDIYKYVWSNHKPWIPRPLLSMHVRMGDKACEMRVVEFEEYMMLANRIRNHFPNLNNIWLSTEMQEVIEKTKEYSSRWKFHYTKVRRQDRSNVSMAEYEGSLGRERGTNYPLVNFLMAADSDYFVGALGSTWCFLIDGMRNTGGKVMSGYLSVNKDRFW from the exons ATGGATGCATCATCATCAAAGCAAAGGTCACTTGAGAGAGTGGTTTCTCAGAAAGCCATGCAAATGAGCAATTCATTTCCATGTCAGATATGTGTGGTGGGATTTCTTTCTGGAATCTGTATTGCTTCTTTGATTATGGCTACTCTTACTTCCATTGGTAGTTTTCAGTTTTCTCATTTTTCATTGCTTAATTTATCATTCAACTCAGATCTCAATTCCACTATCA CACAATGTTCCTTTAAACCTAAAGAGATACAAAGATTAACAGAtttgaagagaagaaaagaaatagaaCAAGATGAAAGAGTGTCTTTGCTTTATTCTGCTTGGAATTGTGTGTTGAATAATAAGCCTACAACTGGTACAAATAAGTGCTTATTGAAACTTGGAATTAATGAATCCAATTTGCTTAATGCTCCACATTTCGAAAACTGCAAGGCGAAATCGCAACTGCATGACCGTCTCGACAAGCGTATGGGAAATAATTCCTTTCCACCGTGGACAAGTTGGAACCCTCTTGCTGCAACCACTGAGGGTGCTTATCCACCCTGG AATCTTTTGCAGATTGCAGGATCTGATGAAGAAAACTATCCTTTAACACGAAAAGTTCAACGCGACATATGGCTCCATCAGCATCCATCGAATTGTAGCGACGCGAATGTCAAGTTCCTTTTAGCTGATTGGGAGAGATTACCTGGATTTGGCATTGGTGCTCAAATTGCTGGAATGTGTGGACTTCTTGCTGTAGCAATCAATGAAGGAAGAGTTCTTGTCACTAATTTTTATAATAGAGCTGATCATGACGGTTGCAAAG GATCGGCCCGGTCTAGCTGGAATTGTTATTTCTTTGCAGAAACTTCGCTAGAATGTCGCCAACGTGCATTTGAACTCATGAAAAGTGATGATTCATTGAGTAGAGGAATTTTGACGACGAAAGAAAATTATACGTCCAAGCATATATGGACGGGACCAACTCCTAG GATATGGGGCAATCCGTGGAACTATTTGCAACCGACGACTGATATAAATGGCAGTCTGGTGGTTTCTCATAGAAAAATGGATCGACGATGGTGGAGAGCACAG GCCGTACGATACTTAATGAGGTTCCCAACAGAGTACACATGCAATTTATTGAATGAGGCGCGCCATGCTGCCTTTGGAAAAATAGCTGCAAAAATGGTTCTGGAAAGTCTTGTTGGAGAATGGCCAAAG GAGAATGGTGAAAGACCAAAGTCTGATATATACAAATATGTATGGTCCAATCACAAGCCATGGATCCCAAGACCTCTTCTAAGTATGCATGTAAGGATGGGAGATAAAGCATGTGAAATGAGAGTGGTTGAATTTGAAGAGTACATGATGCTTGCTAATAGGATCAGGAATCATTTTCCAAATCTCAATAACATTTGGCTATCAACAGAAATGCAG GAAGTGATAGAGAAAACGAAAGAATATTCTTCAAGGTGGAAGTTTCATTATACAAAGGTAAGAAGACAAGATAGGAGTAATGTGtcaatggctgagtatgaagGAAGCCTGGGAAGGGAGAGAGGCACAAACTATCCACTTGTTAATTTTCTTATGGCTGCTGATTCTGATTATTTCGTTGGAGCATTGGGTTCTACTTGGTGCTTTCTTATAGATGGAATGAGAAATACTGGTGGAAAGGTTATGTCTGGTTACTTGAGTGTCAACAAAGACAGATTTTGGTAG
- the LOC131610685 gene encoding uncharacterized protein LOC131610685 isoform X2 encodes MDASSSKQRSLERVVSQKAMQMSNSFPCQICVVGFLSGICIASLIMATLTSIGSFQFSHFSLLNLSFNSDLNSTITQCSFKPKEIQRLTDLKRRKEIEQDERVSLLYSAWNCVLNNKPTTGTNKCLLKLGINESNLLNAPHFENCKAKSQLHDRLDKRMGNNSFPPWTSWNPLAATTEGAYPPWIAGSDEENYPLTRKVQRDIWLHQHPSNCSDANVKFLLADWERLPGFGIGAQIAGMCGLLAVAINEGRVLVTNFYNRADHDGCKGSARSSWNCYFFAETSLECRQRAFELMKSDDSLSRGILTTKENYTSKHIWTGPTPRIWGNPWNYLQPTTDINGSLVVSHRKMDRRWWRAQAVRYLMRFPTEYTCNLLNEARHAAFGKIAAKMVLESLVGEWPKENGERPKSDIYKYVWSNHKPWIPRPLLSMHVRMGDKACEMRVVEFEEYMMLANRIRNHFPNLNNIWLSTEMQEVIEKTKEYSSRWKFHYTKVRRQDRSNVSMAEYEGSLGRERGTNYPLVNFLMAADSDYFVGALGSTWCFLIDGMRNTGGKVMSGYLSVNKDRFW; translated from the exons ATGGATGCATCATCATCAAAGCAAAGGTCACTTGAGAGAGTGGTTTCTCAGAAAGCCATGCAAATGAGCAATTCATTTCCATGTCAGATATGTGTGGTGGGATTTCTTTCTGGAATCTGTATTGCTTCTTTGATTATGGCTACTCTTACTTCCATTGGTAGTTTTCAGTTTTCTCATTTTTCATTGCTTAATTTATCATTCAACTCAGATCTCAATTCCACTATCA CACAATGTTCCTTTAAACCTAAAGAGATACAAAGATTAACAGAtttgaagagaagaaaagaaatagaaCAAGATGAAAGAGTGTCTTTGCTTTATTCTGCTTGGAATTGTGTGTTGAATAATAAGCCTACAACTGGTACAAATAAGTGCTTATTGAAACTTGGAATTAATGAATCCAATTTGCTTAATGCTCCACATTTCGAAAACTGCAAGGCGAAATCGCAACTGCATGACCGTCTCGACAAGCGTATGGGAAATAATTCCTTTCCACCGTGGACAAGTTGGAACCCTCTTGCTGCAACCACTGAGGGTGCTTATCCACCCTGG ATTGCAGGATCTGATGAAGAAAACTATCCTTTAACACGAAAAGTTCAACGCGACATATGGCTCCATCAGCATCCATCGAATTGTAGCGACGCGAATGTCAAGTTCCTTTTAGCTGATTGGGAGAGATTACCTGGATTTGGCATTGGTGCTCAAATTGCTGGAATGTGTGGACTTCTTGCTGTAGCAATCAATGAAGGAAGAGTTCTTGTCACTAATTTTTATAATAGAGCTGATCATGACGGTTGCAAAG GATCGGCCCGGTCTAGCTGGAATTGTTATTTCTTTGCAGAAACTTCGCTAGAATGTCGCCAACGTGCATTTGAACTCATGAAAAGTGATGATTCATTGAGTAGAGGAATTTTGACGACGAAAGAAAATTATACGTCCAAGCATATATGGACGGGACCAACTCCTAG GATATGGGGCAATCCGTGGAACTATTTGCAACCGACGACTGATATAAATGGCAGTCTGGTGGTTTCTCATAGAAAAATGGATCGACGATGGTGGAGAGCACAG GCCGTACGATACTTAATGAGGTTCCCAACAGAGTACACATGCAATTTATTGAATGAGGCGCGCCATGCTGCCTTTGGAAAAATAGCTGCAAAAATGGTTCTGGAAAGTCTTGTTGGAGAATGGCCAAAG GAGAATGGTGAAAGACCAAAGTCTGATATATACAAATATGTATGGTCCAATCACAAGCCATGGATCCCAAGACCTCTTCTAAGTATGCATGTAAGGATGGGAGATAAAGCATGTGAAATGAGAGTGGTTGAATTTGAAGAGTACATGATGCTTGCTAATAGGATCAGGAATCATTTTCCAAATCTCAATAACATTTGGCTATCAACAGAAATGCAG GAAGTGATAGAGAAAACGAAAGAATATTCTTCAAGGTGGAAGTTTCATTATACAAAGGTAAGAAGACAAGATAGGAGTAATGTGtcaatggctgagtatgaagGAAGCCTGGGAAGGGAGAGAGGCACAAACTATCCACTTGTTAATTTTCTTATGGCTGCTGATTCTGATTATTTCGTTGGAGCATTGGGTTCTACTTGGTGCTTTCTTATAGATGGAATGAGAAATACTGGTGGAAAGGTTATGTCTGGTTACTTGAGTGTCAACAAAGACAGATTTTGGTAG